In Spirochaetota bacterium, one DNA window encodes the following:
- a CDS encoding NADH-quinone oxidoreductase subunit L has protein sequence MDYESLLVCAVSVPVAGAFLMPIIGRASKTLRNVLSLFLICVPLAASIALLPAVIAGKTVYITAAMPLGLNISLAADGLAVFMAIVSSFISAIIALYSFDYIDHYENQNEYYLMIVLFLGSMMGICYSANLIPLYIFWELTALSSWRLIGFFRDEAFVRRADKAFMTTVFGALLMLLGFIMIGQQAGSFELAVIKEKLLTQPVSPIAVGLIIAGILAKSATLPFHTWLPDAGVAPSPVTALLHAAVLVKIGVYAYVRLFVATMSPGEFWSIALPVIALASTLVSAGAALLETDIKRIIAYSTVSQIGFIFLGLSSGTAIGITGGLLYILMHGIAKAGLFLSAGIIEQKTHVRDITKLGGLMKTMPVTAVSFLLCSFSVMGIPPFGGFFSKYMVITGALAGGNTLIAIAFVACGFLTLVYLFRIFNAIFLKEAPSPEILVREGSGTMVFSVALLAVLSVAGGLLIKYPAEFGLETAKQIMGLVK, from the coding sequence ATGGATTACGAATCTCTTCTGGTCTGTGCCGTGAGCGTCCCCGTCGCGGGCGCCTTTCTCATGCCGATTATCGGCCGCGCGTCCAAAACCTTGCGCAATGTGCTCTCTCTCTTCCTTATATGCGTACCCCTGGCCGCTTCGATCGCCCTGCTCCCGGCGGTGATCGCCGGGAAAACCGTGTACATAACCGCGGCCATGCCGCTCGGCCTCAATATCAGTCTCGCGGCGGACGGGCTCGCGGTGTTCATGGCGATCGTGTCTTCCTTTATAAGCGCGATCATCGCGCTCTATTCATTCGATTATATCGACCACTACGAAAACCAGAACGAGTACTATCTCATGATCGTCCTCTTCCTGGGCTCCATGATGGGCATCTGCTATTCCGCGAACCTCATCCCGCTCTATATCTTCTGGGAGCTGACGGCGCTCTCCAGCTGGCGTCTCATAGGCTTCTTCCGGGACGAGGCGTTCGTCAGGCGGGCCGATAAAGCCTTCATGACGACGGTGTTCGGGGCACTCCTCATGCTGCTTGGCTTCATCATGATCGGACAGCAGGCGGGCAGCTTCGAGCTCGCGGTCATCAAGGAGAAGCTCCTCACCCAGCCCGTATCGCCGATAGCCGTGGGTCTCATTATCGCGGGCATACTGGCCAAATCGGCGACGCTCCCATTCCACACATGGCTCCCCGACGCGGGCGTCGCCCCCTCGCCGGTCACGGCGCTCCTCCACGCGGCCGTGCTGGTGAAGATCGGCGTGTACGCCTACGTGCGTCTCTTCGTCGCGACGATGTCCCCGGGGGAGTTCTGGTCAATCGCGCTCCCGGTCATCGCGCTCGCGAGCACGCTGGTTTCGGCGGGCGCAGCGCTCCTGGAAACCGACATCAAGCGCATCATCGCCTATTCCACGGTGAGCCAGATCGGCTTCATTTTCCTGGGGCTTTCTTCCGGCACGGCGATAGGCATCACGGGCGGTTTATTATACATACTTATGCATGGCATCGCGAAGGCCGGGCTCTTTCTCTCGGCGGGCATAATCGAGCAGAAGACGCACGTGCGCGACATCACAAAGCTGGGCGGGCTCATGAAGACCATGCCCGTGACGGCAGTCTCGTTCCTGCTGTGCTCCTTCTCCGTCATGGGCATCCCGCCCTTCGGCGGATTTTTCAGCAAGTACATGGTGATCACGGGGGCGCTCGCGGGCGGCAATACGCTGATTGCGATCGCGTTCGTCGCCTGCGGATTTCTCACCCTCGTGTACCTGTTCCGCATTTTCAACGCGATCTTCCTTAAAGAAGCGCCTTCCCCGGAAATCCTCGTCAGGGAGGGTTCCGGAACGATGGTGTTCTCGGTGGCCCTGCTCGCCGTTCTCTCGGTCGCGGGCGGGCTTTTGATCAAGTATCCCGCCGAATTTGGACTTGAAACCGCAAAACAGATCATGGGGCTTGTCAAATGA
- a CDS encoding NADH-quinone oxidoreductase subunit B, which produces MGIGKKIMTWARIKSPWILHFNTGSCNGCDIEIVAALTPRFDVERFGVILKGTPRHADVLVCSGPVTRQIRERLIRIYAQMPAPKFVIAVGTCACSGGVFEGCYNVMGGIDTVIPVSAYIPGCPVNPQAIIDGVVKLVGSLEEGKSA; this is translated from the coding sequence ATGGGTATCGGCAAAAAAATAATGACGTGGGCCAGGATCAAGTCGCCGTGGATCCTGCATTTCAACACGGGCTCGTGCAACGGGTGCGACATCGAGATCGTCGCCGCGCTCACGCCGCGCTTCGACGTCGAGCGCTTCGGCGTGATTCTCAAGGGAACGCCCCGTCACGCGGACGTGCTCGTCTGCTCGGGACCGGTCACCCGGCAGATCCGGGAGCGGCTCATACGCATCTACGCCCAGATGCCCGCCCCCAAGTTCGTGATCGCGGTCGGGACCTGCGCTTGCAGCGGCGGGGTCTTCGAGGGCTGCTACAACGTCATGGGGGGGATCGATACGGTCATCCCCGTATCGGCGTATATCCCGGGATGTCCGGTCAATCCGCAGGCGATAATCGACGGCGTGGTCAAGCTGGTCGGGAGCCTGGAAGAGGGAAAAAGCGCCTGA
- a CDS encoding TolC family protein has product MKNRIALSFVVYGIFVASVIGSAAAQDSPDTSPDADRPLELSAHKAIELVLRNNLTLQSAKYDIAMSDTAYQAFQKKFSPFVNLQTGYVKQENPPTALSEITGTKYHEYDATVAISKIFTTGTNVSLGAREMYYDANDKQFLPGTPADPAFHKPSLFFNIQQELLKNSFGSSDRAYNKIFSNYSTMQRTAILNNLSGLVAGALIDYWTITVRKSSVENAKLELESKKQVRNIIARNVDFGLMESYDLNQFNALVAGAETQLELAEQGYRDALRNFLRTVDMPSETEIKGVLDLQETLPEMEPSAALKAGFAKRTDYRNAIMDLENRKMELGIQEDNSLPSLTLSLGGNLNGQDASLPDALRGTATTDYTGWNIRLMATYPLDDTENQALRRNAVMKLRQAELGVKRLKKEINDDIYSKLEHVKTQHVMLSKSKTSRTEAELYYQKILIRFGQGKASTVAMQNALDAMIRSRQMELESLVWFNVALLQLDLSKNEVFDKYGVDVEHYLIKIAD; this is encoded by the coding sequence ATGAAAAACAGGATTGCACTAAGCTTTGTCGTGTATGGGATATTCGTGGCGTCCGTTATCGGGAGCGCCGCCGCGCAGGATTCCCCAGATACCAGTCCGGACGCGGACCGCCCGCTCGAACTATCGGCACACAAGGCGATCGAACTGGTGCTCAGGAATAATCTGACCCTGCAGTCCGCGAAGTACGATATCGCGATGAGCGATACGGCCTACCAGGCGTTCCAGAAAAAGTTTTCTCCGTTCGTCAACCTGCAGACGGGCTACGTGAAGCAGGAGAATCCCCCGACCGCGTTGTCGGAAATTACCGGCACGAAGTATCATGAATATGACGCAACGGTTGCGATATCGAAAATCTTCACAACGGGGACCAATGTCTCCCTTGGGGCGCGCGAAATGTATTACGATGCGAACGACAAGCAGTTCCTGCCGGGCACCCCGGCCGATCCGGCGTTCCATAAGCCTTCACTGTTTTTTAATATCCAGCAGGAATTGTTAAAGAATTCATTCGGTTCGTCTGATCGGGCGTATAACAAAATATTCAGCAATTATTCGACCATGCAGAGGACCGCTATATTGAACAATCTTTCCGGACTGGTGGCCGGGGCACTGATCGATTACTGGACCATCACCGTCCGGAAGTCGTCGGTGGAAAATGCGAAGCTGGAGCTCGAATCAAAAAAGCAGGTGAGGAACATCATTGCGCGCAACGTGGACTTCGGGTTGATGGAATCGTACGACCTGAATCAATTCAATGCCCTCGTCGCCGGCGCCGAAACGCAGTTGGAGCTTGCGGAACAGGGCTATCGCGATGCGCTCAGGAATTTTCTCAGGACGGTTGATATGCCGTCGGAAACCGAGATCAAGGGCGTATTGGATCTCCAGGAAACCCTTCCCGAGATGGAACCATCGGCCGCGCTGAAGGCCGGGTTCGCCAAGAGGACGGATTACCGGAACGCCATCATGGATCTTGAAAACAGGAAAATGGAGCTCGGGATACAGGAGGACAATTCCCTCCCGTCGCTCACCCTGAGCCTGGGGGGAAACCTGAACGGACAGGATGCCTCGCTTCCCGATGCCCTGAGGGGAACGGCCACGACCGATTACACCGGCTGGAACATACGCCTCATGGCGACGTACCCGCTGGACGATACCGAAAACCAGGCGCTCCGGAGGAACGCGGTGATGAAGCTCAGACAGGCGGAGCTGGGCGTGAAGCGGCTCAAAAAGGAAATAAACGATGATATTTACAGCAAGCTTGAGCACGTGAAGACCCAGCATGTCATGCTCTCCAAGAGCAAGACGTCGCGCACCGAAGCGGAGCTGTATTACCAGAAGATACTGATCCGGTTCGGCCAGGGAAAGGCGTCCACCGTGGCCATGCAGAATGCGCTGGATGCGATGATCCGTTCGCGCCAGATGGAACTCGAATCGCTGGTATGGTTTAACGTGGCGCTGCTGCAGTTGGATCTTTCGAAAAATGAGGTTTTTGATAAGTACGGAGTTGATGTTGAACATTACCTGATTAAAATCGCCGATTAA
- a CDS encoding NADH-quinone oxidoreductase subunit K has translation MTDSVYVFWLFGIFVALLAIVGFYCILITSNLIRTLIGLEIVTKAVTLLIILVGRTTNNTGLAQSFVITLIVVEVVVIVVASGVVISVFRRNGTVDANLFRNLKG, from the coding sequence ATGACTGACAGCGTGTACGTATTCTGGTTATTCGGCATTTTCGTGGCGCTCCTGGCGATCGTGGGCTTTTACTGCATTCTCATCACCTCGAACCTGATCCGGACGCTCATAGGCCTCGAGATCGTGACCAAGGCGGTCACGCTGCTCATTATTCTCGTGGGCCGGACCACCAACAATACGGGGCTTGCGCAATCCTTCGTGATCACGCTCATCGTCGTCGAGGTCGTGGTGATCGTCGTCGCGAGCGGCGTGGTGATCTCGGTGTTCAGGCGCAACGGCACCGTCGACGCGAATCTTTTCAGGAATCTAAAGGGGTAG
- a CDS encoding NADH-quinone oxidoreductase subunit C, producing the protein MEEEKIIQDIIGEYAFLKDSIRLQRARRIFITVPREQFENVFKNLATTRGFTQLATITGIDTGETFSILYHLATENGIVCTLTTQIPRANPEINSIARFFNGAEIYERELVDLLGICVNGLPKGNRYPLPDDWPDNQYPLRKDWRPEGAPVEPGEE; encoded by the coding sequence ATGGAAGAAGAAAAAATCATACAGGATATTATCGGCGAATACGCCTTTTTAAAAGATTCGATACGGCTCCAGCGCGCGCGGCGCATCTTCATCACCGTGCCCCGCGAGCAGTTCGAAAACGTCTTCAAGAATCTTGCGACGACCAGGGGATTCACCCAGCTCGCCACCATCACCGGCATCGATACCGGAGAAACATTTTCGATACTGTACCACCTGGCCACCGAGAACGGCATCGTGTGTACGCTCACGACGCAAATCCCGCGCGCCAATCCCGAAATAAATTCCATAGCCCGATTCTTCAACGGGGCGGAAATTTACGAGCGCGAGCTCGTCGATCTCCTGGGCATATGCGTGAACGGACTGCCCAAGGGGAACCGTTATCCGCTACCCGACGACTGGCCTGATAATCAGTATCCGCTAAGAAAAGACTGGCGGCCCGAGGGCGCGCCGGTCGAACCAGGCGAGGAGTAA
- a CDS encoding GrpB family protein, with protein sequence MARLVREDVDIVPWNPAWPGQFAREKKGLLSCVPPGTFTRIEHFGSTAVPGLPAKPVIDMLAGVWDLEEAARVIVPILEGRGYEYLWRPTHGDDGGPFYAWFIKRNRDGVRTHHLHVVGEHFEHWERLLFRDWLIGHPDVAREYGELKLRLAEKFPNDRAAYTDGKTEFIACVMEQARSHHREG encoded by the coding sequence ATCGCGCGGCTCGTGCGCGAGGACGTCGACATCGTCCCGTGGAATCCCGCGTGGCCCGGGCAATTTGCACGGGAGAAAAAGGGTCTCCTCTCGTGTGTCCCCCCCGGCACCTTCACGCGGATCGAGCATTTCGGCAGCACCGCGGTGCCGGGGCTCCCGGCGAAGCCGGTGATAGACATGCTTGCGGGCGTATGGGACCTCGAGGAAGCGGCGCGTGTAATCGTTCCCATCCTGGAGGGAAGGGGATACGAGTATCTCTGGAGGCCGACGCATGGCGACGACGGCGGGCCCTTCTACGCGTGGTTCATTAAAAGAAACCGTGACGGCGTACGCACGCATCACCTCCACGTGGTCGGGGAGCACTTTGAACACTGGGAGCGGCTGCTCTTCAGGGACTGGCTTATCGGACACCCCGACGTTGCGAGGGAATACGGCGAACTCAAGCTCCGCCTCGCGGAAAAATTTCCGAACGACAGGGCTGCCTATACGGACGGGAAGACGGAGTTCATCGCGTGCGTGATGGAACAGGCGCGAAGCCATCATCGCGAGGGCTGA
- a CDS encoding NADH-quinone oxidoreductase subunit L has protein sequence MSEFNLILPIAVPLAAGLLVLPFKAVKGTVHALVTFGVAAFTLALSLVLFGSESALSIPWAPFGLDFSLRLYSFSGFILVAASGFGTLISLYAAAFMRGKEKQNQFFGYFLLTMGLVNGAVLSDNLLLMLFFWEGLLVPLYGMIAIGSPKSYRTATKALIIVGLSDLCMMLGIAIVYSMTDTLTISKISVATGSALGSAAFVLMAIGAVSKAGSIPFHSWIPDAARAAALPFMAILPASLEKLLGIYFLSRICLDLFALTPDSWLSTLLMALGCVTIIVAVLMALIQKEYKRLLSYHAISQVGYMVLGIGTAVPIGIMGGIFHMINHAIYKSCLFLTGGAVEHRAGTTELDKLGGLRASMPVTCICFLVAAASISGVPPFNGFFSKEMVYAGALARGPLFYIFAVIGSFFTAASFLKLGHAVYFDPKQESAEKVREAPLAMLVPMIVLALLCVAFGVWNAWPIETLIAPSIAASGAPVADAHGGAGIFLIVMTCVALGGAVLNHLSGFKITHRGLTAVDHIHDTPGLSWAYDRAENRYNDFYDLGKKALVSFAKTLWKIDRAIDWIFEHLAGAVAFAFTARLRALQTGNYSLYIVFSLLGAAAVVAYLVQ, from the coding sequence ATGAGCGAATTCAATCTCATTCTCCCGATCGCCGTCCCGCTCGCCGCGGGCCTCCTGGTGCTCCCGTTCAAGGCCGTCAAGGGCACCGTGCACGCACTTGTTACCTTCGGCGTCGCCGCCTTCACCCTCGCGCTTTCGCTCGTGCTATTCGGAAGCGAATCGGCGCTTTCGATCCCCTGGGCGCCCTTCGGGCTCGATTTTTCGCTCAGGCTCTATTCCTTCAGCGGGTTCATCCTGGTCGCGGCATCGGGGTTCGGGACGCTCATCTCCCTCTACGCGGCGGCGTTCATGCGCGGAAAGGAAAAGCAGAACCAGTTCTTCGGCTATTTTCTCCTGACCATGGGTTTGGTGAACGGGGCGGTATTATCGGACAATCTCCTCCTCATGCTCTTTTTCTGGGAGGGGCTCCTCGTGCCGCTCTACGGCATGATCGCGATTGGGAGCCCCAAGTCCTACAGGACGGCGACCAAGGCCCTCATCATCGTGGGTTTATCGGACCTGTGCATGATGCTCGGGATCGCGATAGTATACAGCATGACCGATACGCTCACCATCTCGAAGATAAGCGTCGCGACGGGAAGCGCGCTCGGAAGCGCCGCGTTCGTCCTCATGGCGATTGGTGCGGTCTCGAAGGCGGGCTCCATCCCGTTCCACAGCTGGATCCCGGACGCCGCGCGCGCGGCGGCCCTTCCCTTCATGGCCATACTTCCCGCGTCCCTCGAGAAGCTGCTGGGAATTTACTTCCTGTCCCGCATCTGCCTGGACCTCTTCGCGCTCACGCCGGACTCCTGGCTCTCGACGCTTCTCATGGCGCTCGGGTGCGTGACGATCATCGTCGCCGTGCTCATGGCGCTCATCCAGAAGGAATACAAGCGCCTGCTCTCGTACCACGCGATAAGCCAGGTGGGCTACATGGTCCTGGGGATAGGCACCGCGGTCCCGATCGGGATCATGGGCGGGATATTCCACATGATCAACCACGCAATCTACAAGAGCTGCCTCTTCCTCACCGGCGGTGCGGTCGAGCACCGGGCAGGCACCACGGAGCTCGATAAACTGGGCGGGCTCCGCGCATCGATGCCCGTTACCTGCATCTGCTTCCTGGTCGCCGCGGCGTCGATATCCGGCGTTCCCCCGTTCAACGGATTTTTCTCGAAGGAGATGGTCTATGCCGGCGCACTCGCCCGCGGGCCGCTCTTTTACATCTTCGCCGTTATCGGTTCCTTTTTCACCGCGGCCTCGTTCCTGAAGCTGGGACACGCGGTCTACTTCGATCCGAAACAGGAAAGCGCCGAAAAGGTGCGCGAGGCTCCGCTCGCGATGCTCGTCCCCATGATCGTACTCGCGCTCCTGTGCGTCGCGTTCGGCGTGTGGAACGCATGGCCGATCGAGACGCTCATTGCGCCGTCCATCGCGGCGAGCGGCGCCCCGGTCGCGGATGCGCACGGCGGCGCCGGGATATTCCTGATCGTAATGACCTGCGTTGCGCTCGGCGGCGCGGTCCTGAATCACCTGTCCGGCTTCAAGATCACGCACCGCGGGCTCACCGCCGTGGACCATATCCACGACACCCCCGGGCTCTCATGGGCATACGACCGTGCGGAAAACCGCTACAACGATTTCTATGACCTGGGCAAGAAGGCGCTCGTGTCCTTCGCGAAGACGTTATGGAAAATAGACCGCGCCATCGACTGGATATTCGAGCATCTTGCCGGCGCCGTGGCCTTCGCGTTCACGGCGCGCCTGCGCGCCCTGCAGACCGGAAACTATTCGCTCTACATCGTGTTCAGCCTGCTCGGGGCCGCCGCGGTGGTAGCGTACCTGGTGCAATGA
- a CDS encoding NADH-quinone oxidoreductase subunit L, translated as MPTLLIIVPLALMLVLNLPFLRAARRVSFWFCAILALVQVAAVAAHMGGLIPGYEDLFDRYINLTLTMSGLSEVVLLSIGIVVTASLFTARAVIENHEERFKFGNLVMLAMVGLNGTALLADLISLYVFIEITAVSSFILIAFNRDADGLEGSFKYIILSAVATAGLLSAIALLMMVSQGTSYAAVREALGASSNSFYVKLAMGFFMCGLFIKGGIVPFHWWLPDAYASAPAPASVLLAGIVTKVSGIYTLIIVTTSIFRLDGAVGEIIVVLGAVSAIAGALLALGQRDMKRMLAYSSVSQVGYILLGLGTGSALGIAGAVFHFFNHAIFKSLLFVNATAVEGSLGTRDMDRMGGIASKMPVTGATSLIGFFSAAGIPPLAGFWSKIMIIIALWQTGYTAAAVIAALVGVLTLAYFLSMQRRVFFGKLREGLGGIREARLSVLVPAVSLALITIAAGLFFKPIYTMVLMPIGEMLAK; from the coding sequence ATGCCTACCCTTCTGATAATCGTGCCCCTTGCCCTTATGCTCGTCCTTAACCTCCCGTTCCTCCGGGCGGCCCGGCGCGTCTCGTTCTGGTTCTGCGCGATCCTCGCGCTCGTCCAGGTCGCCGCAGTCGCCGCGCACATGGGCGGGCTCATTCCCGGCTACGAGGATCTGTTCGACCGCTACATTAATTTGACCCTCACCATGAGCGGGCTTTCGGAGGTGGTGCTTCTCTCCATCGGCATCGTGGTTACCGCGAGCCTGTTTACGGCACGCGCGGTGATTGAAAACCACGAGGAGCGCTTCAAGTTCGGCAACCTCGTGATGCTCGCGATGGTGGGCCTCAACGGAACCGCGCTCCTGGCCGACCTCATCTCGCTGTACGTTTTTATCGAAATCACCGCGGTCTCGTCGTTCATCCTCATCGCCTTCAACCGGGACGCGGACGGGCTCGAGGGATCGTTCAAATATATCATCCTCTCCGCCGTGGCGACGGCGGGGCTCCTCTCCGCGATCGCGCTGCTCATGATGGTGTCGCAGGGCACCTCGTACGCGGCGGTGAGGGAGGCGCTGGGCGCATCGAGCAATTCATTCTATGTAAAGCTCGCGATGGGCTTCTTCATGTGCGGGCTCTTCATCAAGGGCGGGATCGTTCCCTTTCACTGGTGGCTGCCCGACGCGTACGCGTCGGCTCCGGCGCCCGCATCGGTGCTTCTCGCGGGAATCGTCACGAAGGTCTCCGGAATCTATACGCTCATCATCGTCACGACGTCGATATTCAGGCTCGATGGCGCCGTGGGCGAGATCATCGTCGTCCTGGGCGCCGTCTCGGCGATCGCGGGCGCGCTGCTCGCGCTGGGGCAGAGGGACATGAAGCGCATGCTGGCGTATTCGAGCGTGAGCCAGGTGGGCTACATCCTGCTGGGTCTGGGTACAGGATCGGCCCTGGGGATCGCGGGGGCCGTGTTCCATTTTTTCAACCACGCGATATTCAAGTCGCTCCTCTTCGTGAACGCCACCGCCGTCGAGGGCTCGCTCGGGACCCGCGATATGGACCGCATGGGCGGGATCGCCTCGAAGATGCCCGTGACGGGCGCGACTTCATTAATTGGATTTTTCTCGGCTGCCGGTATCCCGCCGCTCGCGGGGTTCTGGAGCAAGATTATGATTATCATCGCCCTGTGGCAGACGGGGTACACGGCCGCGGCCGTGATCGCGGCTCTTGTGGGTGTGCTCACGCTCGCCTATTTCCTCTCGATGCAGCGCAGGGTTTTCTTCGGGAAGCTGCGCGAGGGACTGGGCGGGATACGCGAGGCGCGCCTGTCGGTCCTGGTGCCGGCGGTATCGCTCGCGCTCATCACGATAGCCGCGGGCTTATTCTTCAAACCGATCTACACGATGGTGCTCATGCCCATCGGCGAGATGCTGGCGAAATGA
- a CDS encoding NAD-dependent epimerase/dehydratase family protein, with product MIIAVFGSTGTTGRELITQALERGHHIRAFARTPGKLSDLRHEGLEIIPGELSDRESIVRTIINTDAVISLLGPRDNSRDRSLSNGMQFIVDAMTRAGNRRIVSISTASVRDDQDQFDMPYFLLVGIVKHAFNHAYGEIIAMSDIIRSSGLDWTLVRVGLLNNEQMKQIKVGYHGKRSIMIPIFRSIRTGFYGHHQVGIQVSRVSVAKFILDQITSKKYLRQAPAISD from the coding sequence ATGATAATAGCGGTTTTTGGATCAACGGGCACGACCGGTAGGGAATTAATCACCCAGGCACTGGAGAGGGGACACCACATCAGGGCTTTTGCGCGCACCCCCGGAAAACTGAGCGACCTTCGGCATGAAGGACTGGAAATCATACCCGGTGAATTAAGCGATCGCGAATCTATAGTGAGAACGATAATAAACACGGATGCCGTCATCAGCCTGCTTGGACCGCGCGACAACAGCAGGGATCGTTCATTGAGTAACGGTATGCAATTCATCGTGGATGCGATGACACGGGCGGGAAATCGACGAATTGTGTCCATCTCAACGGCCAGTGTTCGTGATGATCAGGATCAATTCGACATGCCATATTTTTTGCTGGTCGGCATCGTTAAACACGCGTTCAATCATGCATACGGAGAAATCATCGCCATGTCGGACATCATTCGATCCTCCGGCCTGGACTGGACCCTTGTTCGTGTCGGATTGTTGAACAATGAGCAGATGAAACAAATAAAAGTAGGATACCATGGCAAGCGCAGCATCATGATTCCCATTTTCAGGTCGATCAGGACGGGATTCTACGGTCACCATCAGGTCGGAATCCAGGTTTCCAGAGTGAGCGTCGCAAAATTCATTTTGGATCAAATCACTTCGAAGAAATATCTCAGGCAGGCGCCGGCGATCAGCGATTAG
- a CDS encoding alpha/beta hydrolase, producing MIKRILVATAVLLTLVAVIVFFLGTHWQRTEFGKLDFKAAILLKMRSALQEKAAPKVARLRADEASRGKSLQEHPMAVARIRDMEMPGGAGAIPLRVYTPSGNAPFPILLFFHGGGWVMGDLDSADSACRFLANTVLCVVVSVDYRLAPEHPFPAAIDDCYAALVWVHANGKTLDGDPGRIGVAGMSAGANLAAAAALMARDKAGPRISCQALAYPAVNLSALDTPSFRHFAEGYGLTSEMVDFFIRCYLFDETAGKNPYASPLLAGNFSKLPPAIVITAGFDVLHDEGREYAERLNAAGVNTVYSDYPTMIHGFLNMGKVFPEANAALSEIAAFAARTLRD from the coding sequence ATGATCAAGCGCATACTGGTCGCGACCGCTGTTCTACTGACCCTGGTTGCCGTAATCGTCTTCTTTCTGGGCACTCACTGGCAGCGGACCGAATTCGGGAAGCTCGATTTCAAGGCCGCGATTCTGCTGAAGATGCGCAGCGCCCTCCAGGAAAAGGCGGCCCCCAAGGTCGCCCGGTTGCGCGCCGACGAGGCCTCCCGCGGCAAGTCGCTTCAGGAGCATCCCATGGCCGTGGCGCGGATAAGGGACATGGAAATGCCCGGGGGAGCGGGCGCGATCCCCCTGCGCGTCTACACACCTTCCGGAAACGCCCCTTTCCCCATCCTCCTCTTCTTCCACGGCGGCGGCTGGGTGATGGGCGACCTCGACTCGGCCGATTCGGCATGCCGCTTCCTTGCGAACACGGTTCTGTGTGTCGTGGTGTCGGTGGACTACCGTCTCGCGCCGGAGCACCCCTTCCCCGCGGCGATCGACGACTGCTACGCGGCGCTCGTATGGGTCCATGCGAACGGGAAAACGCTTGACGGCGATCCCGGGCGTATCGGCGTCGCGGGAATGAGTGCGGGGGCAAACCTCGCGGCCGCGGCGGCGCTCATGGCGCGCGACAAGGCCGGCCCCCGCATCTCGTGCCAGGCCCTCGCATACCCGGCGGTGAACCTGTCGGCCCTCGACACACCCTCGTTCCGCCACTTCGCGGAGGGTTACGGGCTCACCAGCGAGATGGTCGATTTTTTCATCCGGTGCTATCTCTTCGACGAGACCGCCGGCAAAAACCCGTACGCGTCTCCCCTCCTGGCCGGGAATTTTTCCAAGCTGCCTCCCGCCATCGTCATAACCGCGGGATTCGACGTGCTGCACGACGAGGGCCGCGAGTACGCGGAGCGCCTGAACGCGGCCGGCGTGAATACCGTGTATTCGGATTATCCGACGATGATCCACGGATTCCTGAACATGGGGAAGGTATTCCCCGAGGCGAACGCGGCGCTTTCGGAAATAGCCGCGTTCGCGGCGCGAACCCTGCGGGACTGA